Below is a window of candidate division KSB1 bacterium DNA.
AACGAGAATACCGACTCCGCCACCGTCGGCCCTACTTCCGGCACCGTGAGAAGCTCCTCGTAGCGGGCCTTCTTCAAGGCCTCAAAGCTCCCGAAGTGCTTCATCAAGACTTGTGCCATGTGTTCGCCGACGTGCCGAATCCCCAGGGCGAACAAGATCCGGTCGGGGCTTCGCTCTTTGCTCGCTTCGATAGCGTCCAGGATGTTCTGAGCGGACTTATCGCCCATGCGCTCCAGCCTGACCAGATCCTCCTTCCGAAGGTAGTACAGGTCCGCAACGTCTTTCACCAGTCCCTTATCGACCAGCTGGTCGATAAGCTTCTCGCCCAGTCCGTCGATGTCCATGGCCCGTTTGGAGGCGAAGTGCCGGATCCGCTCCTTCAGTTGGGCTGGGCAGGAGGCATTGGTGCAGCGATGGGCCACCTCACCCTCCAGGCGGATCACTTTGCCTCCACAGACGGGGCAACGATCCGGAAGGCGGTAAGGCTTTTCCTCGCCTGTGCGCCGGGACGTAACGACGCTTACGATTTCTGGAATGACGTCGCCCGCTCGCTGGACTACCACCCAATCACCGATCCGAACGTCCAGGCGGTCTACCTCGTCCTGATTGTGGAGGGTGGCGCGGCTCACAACCACCCCCGAGACCCGAACCGGCTTGAGGATGGCGACCGGAGTCAGCGCACCTGTTCGACCGACTTGCGCTACGATGTCTAAGACCTGCGTGATCTCCTGGCGCGCCTCGAACTTCCAGGCGATGGCCCAACGCGGGCTGCGTGTTTTCTCGCCCAGCCGCCGCTGGAACTCCAGCTGGTTCACCTTGACCACGATCCCGTCGATCTCGTAGGGCAAGCTCTCTCGCAACTCTGCCATTTGGTGGTAGTACTCTTCCACCTCCTCAATGCCGCGACACAGTCGAATATGGGGGTTCACCTTCAGTCCCCATTTGCGAAAGGCCTCCAGCACCTCGTAGTGGGTCGCAAAGGAGTATCCGACGATCTGGCCGTAACCGTAGCAGTACATGTCCAGGGGACGCGAGGCCGTCACGGAGGGATCCAGCTGGCGAACGGAGCCGGCCGCCGCGTTCCGCGGGTTGGCAAAGATCGGTTCCCCACGTTCCTGACGTTCCTGGTTCAGGCGCCGGAAGGCCTCCACCTCCATGATCACCTCGCCCCGCACCTCCAGCCGGCTCGGGGCCGGGAGCTCCCGCGTGATGAGGCGCAGGGGAATGGACTTGACCGTGCGCAGGTTTTGGGTCACGTTCTCCCCGGTGAAGCCGTCCCCGCGGGTGGACCCCACGGTGAACACGCCGTTTTCGTATACGAGCTCGATCGCCAGGCCGTCCAGCTTGGGCTCCGCCACGTATTCGAGGGGCCCGGCGACTCCCAAGAGGCGGCGACACCGTTCGTCGAAGTCCTGCATTTCGCCTGTGGAGAAGGCGTTGTCGAGGCTCAACATGGGAATGGTGTGTGCGACGGTAGCGAATTCTTCCAGCGGTGGAGCCCCCACCCTCTGGCTTGGAGAATCGGGGGTAACCAGATCCGGAAACTGCCGCTCCAGCTCCAGAAGCTCCTGGAAGAGGCGGTCGTACTCAGCGTCGGGGATCTCCGGGCTATCCAGCACGTAGTAGCGGTAATTGTGGTAATGGATGAGCTCCCGAAGCTCTTCCAACCGCTTCTGTGCTTCTTCGCGCGTCATCGCGTCCTCCCTCCCCGAACGTCAACGCTCCAGATCTCCTGGGGCTGCTGGTCAGCCTTTGACCACACCCAGTGGCCGAAGCTTGGCCACCTTTACCGAGATGCCCGCCAGGGCTACGGCCTCCACAACGCGCGAGACATCCTTGTAGGCTTCCGGCATCTCCTCCGCAATGGTCTCCTTGCTGCTGGCCATCACAAAGACGCCGCGGTCCTCCAGCTCCCGCTTCAGGGCGCGCCCCTTCGCCACCCGCGTAGCTTCGTGGCGGCTCATCACCCGGCCGGCACCATGGCAGGTAGAGCCGAAGGTCTCCACCATGGCTTTCTCCGTCCCCACCAGCACGTACGAATACCGTCCCATATCGCCCGGGATGAGAACCGGTTGTCCCACATCTCGGTACGCAGCGGGTACAGCTGGGTGCCCTGGTCCGAAAGCCCGTGTGGCCCCTTTCCGATGGACGCACAGGGTCTTCCTCTGGCCGTCCACCTCGTGCTCCTCGAGCTTGGCGATATTGTGCGCCACCTCGTAGACCACCTGCATGTTCACCCGCGAGGGGGGTAGACCGAGAGCCTTGACGAATGCCTCCCGCGCCCAGTGGGTGATCATCTGCCGATTGGCAAAGGCGAAGTTCACGGCGCAGGCCATCGCAGCGTAGTACTGCTTCCCCTCCGGCGACTGCACCGGCGCACAGCAGAGCTGCTTGTCCGGAAGCTCGATGCCGTACTTCTCACTGGCTTTGAGCATCACCCGAATGTAGTCGTCACAGACCTGGTGTCCGAACCCTCGCGAGCCGGTGTGCACGATCATGGTCACCTGGCCCTCGAAGAGACCCAGTTTCTGGGCCAGTTTCTCATCGTACACCTCCTCGACAAACCCCACCTCCACAAAGTGGTTGCCGCTGCCCAAGGTGCCAAGCTGGGGCCTCCCCCTCTCCATGGCCCGGGCGCTCACGTAGGACGGATCGGCTCCTGGCAAGCGTCCCGACTCCTCGATGTGGTCAAGGTCAGTCTCTGTGCCGAAGCCATTCTCGACCGCCCAGTGCGCTCCCTCGACCAGAACCCGCTCCAGCTCTTTATTGCTCAGCTTGATGGCCCCCGTCGACCCCACTCCGCTCGGGACGTGCTGAAACAACGCGCTTACCACGTCCCGAATCTTGTCCTGGATCTCCTCTCGCTTCAGGTCGGTTCGCAGAAGCCGGACGCCGCAATTGATGTCGTATCCTACGCCGCCCGGTGAGATGACGCCGCTTTCCACGTCGAACGCCGCCACCCCCCCAATCGGGAAGCCATAGCCCCAATGAATGTCGGGCATGGCCATGGAGTAGTTCACAATGCCGGGAAGGGTCGCCACGTTCGCCACTTGGATGTGCGCGTTGTCCTTCGTGACGTCCGGAAGCATGTCCTCCGTGGCGTAGATCCGGCCCGGCACACGCATTTTCCCCTCCCGGGGAATCTCCCAGAGATAATCCGTAACTTTGCGAAGCTTGTACTGGCTCATCCTGCTCACCTCCTCGCACGGCCGAATCCCCCGCGGGAGCAGCCGGGGAACGTCGCTCCGTCAGATGTCAAAAATCACGTTGGCTTCCCAACCTGGTCCATCGCGCCGCGGACCCACGTAGACCTGGTGGAAGGTGACCGCTTTGATTTCGATCTTCGCCTCGTGAACCTCGGGGTTGAACGTTTCCCCGTGCGCCTCCGCACGGAGAAACTGGTCGTCGATCTCCAGGACCTTGAACTCGCGATAGACCTCGTTCTCTGTGCAGAAATTGAAGTTGAGCTCCGATAGCCAGTTCACCATGAGTTCGTCCAGGGCATTGGCCCGGACCGCAATGCACCGGCGAAACCGCGG
It encodes the following:
- a CDS encoding archease; the encoded protein is MGQYTGGSFFEIIEHTGDVGVRVWGRTKEELFENAGRAMFCLLLRNADRVQPRFRRCIAVRANALDELMVNWLSELNFNFCTENEVYREFKVLEIDDQFLRAEAHGETFNPEVHEAKIEIKAVTFHQVYVGPRRDGPGWEANVIFDI
- a CDS encoding RtcB family protein, whose translation is MSQYKLRKVTDYLWEIPREGKMRVPGRIYATEDMLPDVTKDNAHIQVANVATLPGIVNYSMAMPDIHWGYGFPIGGVAAFDVESGVISPGGVGYDINCGVRLLRTDLKREEIQDKIRDVVSALFQHVPSGVGSTGAIKLSNKELERVLVEGAHWAVENGFGTETDLDHIEESGRLPGADPSYVSARAMERGRPQLGTLGSGNHFVEVGFVEEVYDEKLAQKLGLFEGQVTMIVHTGSRGFGHQVCDDYIRVMLKASEKYGIELPDKQLCCAPVQSPEGKQYYAAMACAVNFAFANRQMITHWAREAFVKALGLPPSRVNMQVVYEVAHNIAKLEEHEVDGQRKTLCVHRKGATRAFGPGHPAVPAAYRDVGQPVLIPGDMGRYSYVLVGTEKAMVETFGSTCHGAGRVMSRHEATRVAKGRALKRELEDRGVFVMASSKETIAEEMPEAYKDVSRVVEAVALAGISVKVAKLRPLGVVKG
- the ligA gene encoding NAD-dependent DNA ligase LigA, which produces MTREEAQKRLEELRELIHYHNYRYYVLDSPEIPDAEYDRLFQELLELERQFPDLVTPDSPSQRVGAPPLEEFATVAHTIPMLSLDNAFSTGEMQDFDERCRRLLGVAGPLEYVAEPKLDGLAIELVYENGVFTVGSTRGDGFTGENVTQNLRTVKSIPLRLITRELPAPSRLEVRGEVIMEVEAFRRLNQERQERGEPIFANPRNAAAGSVRQLDPSVTASRPLDMYCYGYGQIVGYSFATHYEVLEAFRKWGLKVNPHIRLCRGIEEVEEYYHQMAELRESLPYEIDGIVVKVNQLEFQRRLGEKTRSPRWAIAWKFEARQEITQVLDIVAQVGRTGALTPVAILKPVRVSGVVVSRATLHNQDEVDRLDVRIGDWVVVQRAGDVIPEIVSVVTSRRTGEEKPYRLPDRCPVCGGKVIRLEGEVAHRCTNASCPAQLKERIRHFASKRAMDIDGLGEKLIDQLVDKGLVKDVADLYYLRKEDLVRLERMGDKSAQNILDAIEASKERSPDRILFALGIRHVGEHMAQVLMKHFGSFEALKKARYEELLTVPEVGPTVAESVFSFFQQPENLALLDRLARAGVKLERVPAAAVGPQPLAGKTFVFTGALASMTREEAEELVQRLGGRAASSVSRKTDYVVVGENPGSKAERARELGVPMITEEEFLRMVGLPQPETTKTK